A single region of the Ictalurus punctatus breed USDA103 chromosome 17, Coco_2.0, whole genome shotgun sequence genome encodes:
- the sst1.1 gene encoding somatostatin-1 precursor, translating to MPSTRIQCALALLAVALSVCSVSGAPSDAKLRQFLQRSILAPSVKQELTRYTLAELLAELAQAENEVLDSDEVSRAAESEGARLEMERAAGPMLAPRERKAGCKNFFWKTFTSC from the exons aTGCCCTCCACGCGGATCCAGTGCGCCCTGGCTCTCCTGGCCGTCGCGCTCTCCGTCTGCAGCGTCTCAGGCGCGCCGTCTGATGCCAAACTGCGCCAGTTCCTCCAGAGGTCGATTCTTGCACCGTCTGTAAAACAG GAGCTCACCAGGTACACGCTCGCAGAGCTGCTCGCAGAGCTCGCGCAAGCCGAAAACGAGGTGCTGGACTCGGACGAGGTGTCTCGCGCCGCGGAAAGCGAGGGCGCGCGCCTGGAGATGGAGCGAGCCGCCGGTCCCATGCTGGCTCCCCGCGAGCGCAAAGCCGGCTGCAAGAATTTCTTCTGGAAAACTTTCACGTCGTGTTAA
- the sst1.2 gene encoding somatostatin 1.2 — protein sequence MRTCVLQCCLTLLGLSLVLCSNGVSSQPDLDLRHRRLLQRVQALGVAAQEWTKNDLKAILAQLTMPESEFQENDVSTLGTKQDLTVELERSAEDPNTLPPRERKAGCKNFYWKGFTSC from the exons ATGAGGacgtgtgtgttgcagtgttgCCTGACCCTGCTCGGTTTGTCTCTGGTGCTGTGCAGTAACGGCGTCTCTTCTCAGCCGGACCTGGATCTGCGACACCGCAGACTTCTGCAAAGAGTTCAGGCCCTTGGCGTGGCTGCACAG GAGTGGACTAAGAATGATCTGAAGGCCATTCTAGCCCAGCTCACCATGCCCGAGTCAGAGTTTCAGGAGAACGATGTTTCTACTCTGGGGACGAAACAAGATCTCACAGTGGAATTAGAGCGATCAGCAGAAGATCCCAACACCCTTCCACCTCGAGAGCGAAAAGCAGGCTGCAAGAACTTCTACTGGAAAGGATTCACTTCCTGCTGA